In Deinococcus humi, the genomic stretch CTTTAGGCCAGTATCGCCAGGCCACGCCCCGAAACCTCAACGCCCCACACCGCGAAGGGTGTGGGGCGTTGAGGTTTCGGGAGCCTGAAGGATTAAGCGGGTTCGGAGTCGGTCTCTTCGGGGTCTTCCAGCTCCGGGACACCACTCTCGGCGCCCGGACCATCCACCGCCTGGGGGCGGGCGAAGCGCAAGTAATCTGCCCATGGAGGCGTGTGGCCCAACTGGCGCACCATCAATGCAATCTGCGCGGTGTGGCGCACCTCATGGGTCATGACATTCCACATCAGCTGATCGAGGGTCACGGTGTCGCTGGCCGGATCGTCCTGCACCAGTTTGATGCTGCGCCCCAGATCCGGTCCGGATTCCAGGAAGTCCTGGGTCAGGCGGCTGACCGTCCGTCCATAATCGATGATCCAGGCCAGATCGTACTGCTGGGCCTGAGGCTGGACCCAGTCATGCTTGAAGCGGCCATCGCTCTGAAGATTCTCGCCGCGCGCAATGTAGTGGACCCAGTGATCCTCGACATCGGTCACGTGCAGGAGCAGGTCCTTGATGCTGTGAAAGCGTTCCCCGGACTCGATCAGATTGCGGTCGAGATCGGCGGTAGGCAGGGCACGCAGATAATTCCAAAGTTGCTCGCGCGCGGCAGACAGGTAGGTGTAGTACTCGCGAACGTTCATGGGTAACTCACAGCATACTCTGCGGCGGCGGGGGTTGCGGGTGTCTGAGTGGCCCCATCCCCCAGCAGGGGGGACAACACCCGCTCGACATCGGCCACCGTGACCACTTGCGTCAGCTCCGCGTGCAGATCGGGGTAGTCCGGCAGATAACGGGGCAGCACTTTCCGCAGCGGACGCAGGGTCAGTCGGCCCGTGTCGTCATCGTAGAAACGAGTCTGGAGTTCGGCGTGCCGAAGGGCAGTCCGGGCGCGGACCTGGGCGCTGGGCTGGGCGTCTTCCAGCCCATCCGCCAGCGCACGGAAGATCCAGGGATTGCCCACTGAGCCGCGCCCGATCATCACGGCGGCCACACCACTCTCCCGTTGCCGCTGCCGGGCCGTTTCCGCGCTCAAGATATCGCCGCTGCCCACCACCGGGACGTTGACGCTCGCAGCTACGCGGGCAATGGCATCCCAGTCAGCCTCGCCCGTGTACCGCTGGCGGCTGGTGCGGCCATGCACGGTGATCAGGGACACGCCAGCCGCCTGCAGCCCCTGCGCCACCTCCACACTGCGGTCAGTGTCCCAGCCCAAGCGAATCTTGGCGCTTACGTCCAGCGCGGTGGCCGCGCGCATGGCGTGCAGCAGCTCGTAAGCCACCTCTGGCGTCTGCAGCAGGCACGCACCGCCCCTGCCCCGGATCTTGGGCACCGGGCAGCCCATATTGAGGTCGATGGCCGCCGGGGCGAACCATGCCTCGGCGCGGGCCACCGCCTCCGACAGCAACTCGAGTTCCGCGCCGAACAGCTGGACGGCCCGGCCCTGCTCCCCAGCGTAGGGGCGGCCCAGATTCAGCTTCTCGGTGTCACCGCCCATGACCAGACCGCGCGCGCTGATCATCTCACTGACCGTCCACAGTGCCCCCTGCTCGGCAGCGAGCTGGCGCATGGGTGCGTCGCTGTACCCAGCCATCGGGGCCAGCACCGCCCCGGGATGGGCCAGTCGGGCGGCGTAGAAGCCCGGAGCGGCGGGGGCCGCGGAAGAGGAGTCGGCGACGATCATTCCTACAGGGTAGCGCACCCCCACCCCCCCGGACATGAACCTCTTCTCAAGCGCCAGGACGCCCTGAATTCATATCCCTGCCGGGCTGCAGGGTGTATGCTCTGTTCAAGCCCAGTCATTCTCTCCCCTTTATTCCTGCCGCTCCGGACAGGAGGCTCAACCTTGAATTTCACGCCGCTGGCGCTGCATCACGCGCCGCTCCTGCACATGCTCTACGCTGCCGCTCCCGGCTACTTCGCCCTGCTCGGAAGCCGTGTTCCCTCGCTGTGTGAGATCGAACGAGACGTCGAGATCGCCCTGCTCGATCCACGCCGGCGGCTGGAGCTGTTGCATGACCCACGCGGCGAACTGGTGGGCAGCCTCGACTACAAGCTGGATTATCCCCAGGCCGGTGACCTGACCATCAACCTGCTGCTGATCCGCGAGGACCGCCAGTCGCAGGGGCTGGGCGAGGCTGCCATGCGTGAGCTGGAAGAGCGGCTGCCCCCGCACATCGAGCGCGTGCTGGCCAGCGTGCTGGGGGACAATCCCCGTGGGGCCCGCTTCTGGGAGCGCCTGGGGTACACCTTCACGGTGGACGCCCGCCCGGTCATGACGTGGTACGCCAAGCCGCTGCACGCCCGCCTGCACGACACCGATCCCGGCCTGAGCGTGGCGAGCGACTGATCCTCTGGCCCACGGCCAAAAAGCCCTCTGCACCGCGGTGCAGAGGGCAAGCCATTTCATGGTTCAGGTCCGGCTAGATGTCCTCGCTGCCGCTGTCCATGCGCACGACCCTCGGCGTGAATTTCGCCACCACGTCCACCAGCTCGCTCTGGCGGGCGATCACGTCCTCAATGCGCTTGTACGCTTGCGGCGCCTCGTCGATGCCGCCGCCGATCAACGTGACGCCACGCTCCTTGAGGTAGGCCGCCACCTCCTTTTTGACCAGCTTGTTAGCGGCAGCCTTGCGCCCGAGCTGGCGGCCCGCGCCGTGGCTGGCGCTGCTCAGAGCCTCCACATGCCCGCGTCCGCGGACCACGAAGCCGGGATCGGCCATGCTGCCGGGAATCAGTCCGAGTTGCCCGCTCTCCGCAGGCGTCGCGCCCTTGCGGTGAACAATCATTTCCCGGCCGTTGATCTGCTGCTTCCAGGCCAGATTGTGGCTGTTGTGAACCGACGCCAGCACCCTCACCCCCAGCGCGCGGGCCAGGCGGGCGTGGATCAGCTCATGGTTCGCCAACGCGTAACGTCCGGCCAGATTCATGGCCTGCCAGTACGCCTCACCCTCCTCAGCGTCCAGGGGGAGCCAGGCCAGTTTCCTGGCCGCCGGATCGAGGTTGGGATGCAGCCGTTCGGCCAGTCCTGTGAAGTGGCCGGCCACCTGCGCCCCGAAGCCACGCGAGCCGCTGTGGGACAGCAGCGCCAGGTACTCTCCGGCCTCCAGCCCCAGGTCTGCGCTCGTCAGGGTCAACGTGCCGAACTCCGCAAAATGGTTGCCGCTGCCCGACGTGCCGATCTGGGACGCCGCCTTGTCGAACAGGTGGCGCAGCAGAGGCTGATCTTGCCAGGTGGACTCGTGCAGCACTTCGTGATCGTCGCGCTCGCGCTTCTCGAAGGCCACGCCCGCCCCGAAACGGGTGTGCTTGAGCAGCAGGGATTGAGCTTCCTCCACCTTCACGGCATCCGGTCGCATGGGAAACACGCTCAGGCGCATGCTGCACCCGATGTCCACGCCCACCCCGTAAGGAATCACGGCATTTTCCGTTGCCAGCACGCCGCCGATGGGCAGGCCGTAGCCCACGTGCGCGTCGGGCATCAGCGCCCCGGCGCGGGCGATTGGCAGACGCATGGCAACGTCCATCTGTGCGCTCGCGCCCGGCTCGATCAGGTCCGCGCCCCACACCCCGTAAGGGAGCGGCGAGGGGGATAGGGCCGCACCCATCCGGCTCTCGTTCAGGGTGTTCTGTGCATTCAGTTCCACCGCCAGCTCGGCATAGACGCCGCCTGCCAGATACGCCGCAGGATCGGCCTGCACCGCGCGTAACTCACTCAGGATGGCGCTGCGCTCCAGGCCGGCACGCTCGCGGATGGTCGCGGCACTCAGGGCTAGGCCGATGGCCTTCCTCTCAAACCCCAGTTTGGTGATCTGCTTTCCGTTCATGGTCTTTCCCTTTGCTTCAGAGACGACTGCGCCCCTGGAATGGATCTTGATCGAAGGCGATCCCACGCCGCCCGTCTTCCGTGTCCGAACTCTGGTCTGCTGGCATGTCCACCTCCCTTTCCGCCCGCTACTGTGCCGTATGGCTGGACGCGGCAGCATCCGCACAATGGCGGGGGACTGGCTTAGCGTCACCCATCACAGACCCGTCATGCCCCCCTCCTATACTCGGTCTCATGAAGCGCTTTGCCCTCCTCTCCCTGGCATTATTGCTGGGGACCAATATTCAGACCACCCAGGCCCAGACCCCGACGAGAACCGTCAATATCGGCCTGGGCTACAACCCGGACGTGCAGTTCACGCCCTTCTACGTGGCGGACAAGCTCGGCTACTTCGCCGCCGAAGGACTGAAGGTCAACTATCAGCACGGCTACGTCAATCAACTGCTCCCGCTGCTGCTGCAGGGCAAGCTTGACTTCGTGGTGGGCGATCCCGAGGACGCCATCTTCGCGCGGAACCAGGGCGCAGACGTGAAGTACATCATGACCATGTACCAGAAGAATCCAGTGACAGTCTTCAGCCTGAAACCGCTGGACAGCATTGCCAGTCTGAAAGGCAAGACGGTGGGCATCCCCGGCCCCTACGGCAGCACTTACCACGCCATCCAGGCCCTGCTGGACAGTGCCAAGCTCACCGAGGGCAAGGACATCACCCTGGCCAACATCGGCTTCACGCAGCAGGACGCGGTGCGAGCTGGACGGGTGGACGCCGCAGTGGGCTACATCAACAACGATGTGGTGCTGCTGGGCCAGTCGGTGGACAAGAAGGTCTACACCCTCGACATTTCGGGCGCCTACCCCATGGTCGGTGTGGGTCTGATCGCCTCGGGCAAGTCGCTGACGGGCGATCTGGCGGCGAAAGTGGTGCGTGCCTCCCAGCGCGGGCTGAAATTCACGGTGGCGGACCCGGCCCGCGCCTTCAAGCTGGCCCAGCCCGTGTTCGGCAAGGCCGGAACGCTTGAGATCCTCAGGGCCAGCACGCCGCTGATGACCAGCGCCTACACCCAGGCCAACGGCATCGGCGCGAGCAGCCCTGCCGCGTGGACCAAGGCGGTGGCGGCCCTAGTCAAGCAGGGCAATCTGCCTGCCGGGGCAAAGGCCACCGACTACTACACCAATGGGTTCATCAGCAAGACGCTGAAGTAAGCGCCAGAGATAAAGACAAAGGAGGCCGGAAGCGAATTGCTTCCGGCCTCCTCTGCGTTGGCGGGCGTCAGTCCGCTGCGTCCGCCTGCGAGTACTGAAGGCGGTGCAAGCGGGCGTAGTAGCCCCCGTGCTCCAGCAGTTCGCGGTGGCTGCCCTGCTCCACCACACGGCCCTTGCGCATCACCACGATGCGGTCACAGTGTTCGATGGTGCTCAGGCGGTGGGCAATGATGATGCTGGTGCGTCCGGACATCACCTTGACGAGCGCCTGCTGAATGCGCATTTCGGTTTCGGTGTCCACGTTGGCGGTGGCCTCATCCAGCACCAGCAGGATATCCGGGTTCTGGATCAGCGCCCGGGCGAAGGCCAGCAGTTGCTTCTGCCCGGTGGACAGGGTGGCGCCGCGCTCACGCACCTCGGTCTGATAACCGTTTTCCAGTGACAGGATGTATTCGTGAACGCCCACGTACTTGCAGGCCTCCACCACGCGCTCGTGAGAAATCGCCTCGTTGTTCAGGGTCAGGTTGCTCTCGATGGTCCCGGCGAACAGAAACACGTCCTGCAAGACCACACCCACATGCTTTCTCAGGTCATGCTGGGCAAGGTCTCGCACGTTCTCGCCGTCCACCTTCACTGCGCCGCGCTGCACGTCGTAGAAGCGGCTGACCAGAGCGGTCACGCTGGTCTTCCCCGCCCCCGTCGCGCCCACGAGGGCCACGCTCTCGCCGGGCTGGATGTGCAGGTCGATGCCACGCAGAATCCAGCGGTCATCGCTGGCGGGCGTCTCGGCAGTCACGGTCTGATCGTAGGCAAACCAGACCTGTTCAAAGTCCACCCGCCCCTCAAAATTCGGCAGCGTCTTGGCGTCGGGCTTATCGGCAATCTCCTCCTTGGTGTCCAGAACACCGAAGATGCGCTCGCTGGAGGCCATCGCCGCCTGTAGGTTGTTGAACACGTCGGCCAGATCCTGAATCGGCTGGAACAGTTGCTGCGACAGCTGGATAAAGGCGAACAGCGTCCCCACGGTGATGGCCCCGGCGATGGCGCCGGTCTGCAGCGCCCCGTTGGCATCCACTCCCACGCCCAGGATCTGGCGCGAGGCGAAGTACAGAATCAGGGCCACGGCCACCTGTCCGAGCACCGCCACGGTGGGCATGAACAGCGAGAACCAGTGCACGCTGTTCTCGTTGGCCGTCAGCAGGGCGCGGTTGCTGTGCTCGAAGTCCAGGGCGCTGCGGCGCTCGCGCCCGAACAGCTGCACGGTCAGCATCCCGGTGATGTTCTCGTTGAGCTTGCTGTTCACGATGGCCTGCTGCGTGCGGGTGTTGCGGAAGGCGTCACGCAACTTG encodes the following:
- a CDS encoding RtcB family protein, encoding MNGKQITKLGFERKAIGLALSAATIRERAGLERSAILSELRAVQADPAAYLAGGVYAELAVELNAQNTLNESRMGAALSPSPLPYGVWGADLIEPGASAQMDVAMRLPIARAGALMPDAHVGYGLPIGGVLATENAVIPYGVGVDIGCSMRLSVFPMRPDAVKVEEAQSLLLKHTRFGAGVAFEKRERDDHEVLHESTWQDQPLLRHLFDKAASQIGTSGSGNHFAEFGTLTLTSADLGLEAGEYLALLSHSGSRGFGAQVAGHFTGLAERLHPNLDPAARKLAWLPLDAEEGEAYWQAMNLAGRYALANHELIHARLARALGVRVLASVHNSHNLAWKQQINGREMIVHRKGATPAESGQLGLIPGSMADPGFVVRGRGHVEALSSASHGAGRQLGRKAAANKLVKKEVAAYLKERGVTLIGGGIDEAPQAYKRIEDVIARQSELVDVVAKFTPRVVRMDSGSEDI
- a CDS encoding tRNA dihydrouridine synthase, yielding MIVADSSSAAPAAPGFYAARLAHPGAVLAPMAGYSDAPMRQLAAEQGALWTVSEMISARGLVMGGDTEKLNLGRPYAGEQGRAVQLFGAELELLSEAVARAEAWFAPAAIDLNMGCPVPKIRGRGGACLLQTPEVAYELLHAMRAATALDVSAKIRLGWDTDRSVEVAQGLQAAGVSLITVHGRTSRQRYTGEADWDAIARVAASVNVPVVGSGDILSAETARQRQRESGVAAVMIGRGSVGNPWIFRALADGLEDAQPSAQVRARTALRHAELQTRFYDDDTGRLTLRPLRKVLPRYLPDYPDLHAELTQVVTVADVERVLSPLLGDGATQTPATPAAAEYAVSYP
- a CDS encoding DinB family protein: MNVREYYTYLSAAREQLWNYLRALPTADLDRNLIESGERFHSIKDLLLHVTDVEDHWVHYIARGENLQSDGRFKHDWVQPQAQQYDLAWIIDYGRTVSRLTQDFLESGPDLGRSIKLVQDDPASDTVTLDQLMWNVMTHEVRHTAQIALMVRQLGHTPPWADYLRFARPQAVDGPGAESGVPELEDPEETDSEPA
- a CDS encoding ABC transporter substrate-binding protein, encoding MKRFALLSLALLLGTNIQTTQAQTPTRTVNIGLGYNPDVQFTPFYVADKLGYFAAEGLKVNYQHGYVNQLLPLLLQGKLDFVVGDPEDAIFARNQGADVKYIMTMYQKNPVTVFSLKPLDSIASLKGKTVGIPGPYGSTYHAIQALLDSAKLTEGKDITLANIGFTQQDAVRAGRVDAAVGYINNDVVLLGQSVDKKVYTLDISGAYPMVGVGLIASGKSLTGDLAAKVVRASQRGLKFTVADPARAFKLAQPVFGKAGTLEILRASTPLMTSAYTQANGIGASSPAAWTKAVAALVKQGNLPAGAKATDYYTNGFISKTLK
- a CDS encoding GNAT family N-acetyltransferase, with the protein product MNFTPLALHHAPLLHMLYAAAPGYFALLGSRVPSLCEIERDVEIALLDPRRRLELLHDPRGELVGSLDYKLDYPQAGDLTINLLLIREDRQSQGLGEAAMRELEERLPPHIERVLASVLGDNPRGARFWERLGYTFTVDARPVMTWYAKPLHARLHDTDPGLSVASD
- a CDS encoding ABC transporter ATP-binding protein; the protein is MTAPDDSYKKEFDSQLTRRILHYVQPYLKLVIGGVVLALLISLAAPTFALIQRHAIDAYLTPLALQRGGALDTVLQGLTMTALLYAGLKVLEFVLQYAFALVIGYLGQNVLRDIRADVFGKLQRLHLAFFDQNPVGRLITRVTSDVDAINQFITGGLVSLIQSSFIIVVYVVIMLSVNWRLALISFTVLPVLYFATNFFRTKLRDAFRNTRTQQAIVNSKLNENITGMLTVQLFGRERRSALDFEHSNRALLTANENSVHWFSLFMPTVAVLGQVAVALILYFASRQILGVGVDANGALQTGAIAGAITVGTLFAFIQLSQQLFQPIQDLADVFNNLQAAMASSERIFGVLDTKEEIADKPDAKTLPNFEGRVDFEQVWFAYDQTVTAETPASDDRWILRGIDLHIQPGESVALVGATGAGKTSVTALVSRFYDVQRGAVKVDGENVRDLAQHDLRKHVGVVLQDVFLFAGTIESNLTLNNEAISHERVVEACKYVGVHEYILSLENGYQTEVRERGATLSTGQKQLLAFARALIQNPDILLVLDEATANVDTETEMRIQQALVKVMSGRTSIIIAHRLSTIEHCDRIVVMRKGRVVEQGSHRELLEHGGYYARLHRLQYSQADAAD